A DNA window from Agarivorans sp. TSD2052 contains the following coding sequences:
- the tusC gene encoding sulfurtransferase complex subunit TusC: MIKQLVFVFSAAPHSSASARESLDAALAASAVSDDIVIYFYGDGVLQLLDNQQPADILQRHVLPTYGLLELYDVEELYVDPQSLIERGLTADQLAISVNPLSRDDFFAKYGHAHAIIRF, translated from the coding sequence GTGATCAAGCAATTGGTATTCGTATTTAGTGCTGCACCGCACTCTAGCGCGAGTGCACGAGAATCTTTAGATGCAGCGTTAGCGGCTTCTGCGGTATCGGATGACATCGTGATTTATTTTTACGGCGATGGGGTTTTGCAGTTGCTTGATAACCAACAGCCTGCTGATATCTTACAGCGCCATGTTTTACCCACTTATGGTTTATTGGAACTGTATGACGTTGAGGAGCTTTATGTTGATCCACAATCGCTGATTGAGCGCGGGTTAACGGCTGACCAACTAGCGATATCAGTGAACCCGCTAAGTCGTGATGATTTCTTTGCAAAGTATGGTCATGCGCATGCCATCATAAGGTTCTAA
- a CDS encoding RidA family protein — protein sequence MSKQIVSTDQAPAAIGPYSQATKIDELVFTSGQIPLHPESMEVVAGGISEQTKQVMENLMAVLAAAGADASTVFKTTCFLSDMNNFVAFNQVYASYFPESAPARSCVEVARLPKDVLVEVEAIAHIK from the coding sequence ATGAGTAAACAAATCGTATCTACGGACCAGGCTCCAGCCGCTATTGGGCCTTATTCACAAGCGACAAAAATCGATGAGTTAGTATTTACTTCTGGGCAAATACCTTTACACCCAGAGTCTATGGAAGTCGTCGCGGGAGGCATTAGCGAGCAAACTAAGCAAGTAATGGAAAACTTAATGGCGGTATTGGCTGCAGCCGGTGCGGATGCATCTACCGTATTCAAGACCACATGCTTTCTTAGTGACATGAATAACTTCGTTGCATTTAATCAGGTTTATGCCAGTTACTTCCCTGAAAGCGCACCGGCGCGCTCATGCGTAGAAGTGGCGCGTTTACCTAAAGATGTGTTAGTAGAAGTTGAAGCTATAGCCCACATTAAATAA
- the tusB gene encoding sulfurtransferase complex subunit TusB — MLHILRHSPSSTVFDNCLESIDDSSHLLLIEDAVYAVVKLEPRLAELKTQGRVSVLASDLVARGLNTDNSWQVDYSGFVKLTGLHCPSFTW; from the coding sequence ATGCTTCATATTTTACGCCACTCTCCTTCATCTACGGTGTTTGATAATTGTTTAGAGAGTATCGATGATAGTAGCCACTTACTACTTATTGAAGACGCGGTATATGCCGTGGTTAAACTCGAGCCGCGTTTAGCAGAACTTAAAACTCAAGGGCGAGTATCGGTACTGGCGAGTGATCTCGTTGCTAGAGGACTAAACACCGATAACAGTTGGCAGGTGGATTACTCCGGTTTCGTTAAGCTTACCGGCCTTCACTGCCCTAGTTTCACTTGGTAG
- the rpoB gene encoding DNA-directed RNA polymerase subunit beta → MVYSYTEKKRIRKDFGKRPQVVDTPYLLSIQLDSFEKFIEIDPEGEYGLEAAFRSVFPIASYSGYSELQYVSYRLGEPVFDVKECQIRGVTYSAPLRVKLRLVLFDREAPAGTVKDIKEQEVYMGEIPLMTGNGTFVINGTERVIVSQLHRSPGVFYDHDRGKTHSSGKVLYNARVIPYRGSWLDFEFDPKDNLFVRIDRRRKLPASIMLRALEMTTQEILATFFDTTSFELKDGKVMMELVPARLRGDTVSFDVKLDGEVLIETGRRVTARHIRQLEKSGITQIEVPVEYLADKVLAEEYVDETTGEVIAEANSELNLELIAALSLAGHTVLKTIYTNDLDQGSFISDTLRVDSSTNRLEALVEIYRMMRPGEPPTKDAAEALFENLFFNGDRYDLSTVGRMKFNSRVGREDGSVAGVLDKDDIIKVMQMLIEIRNGRGEVDDIDHLGNRRIRSVGEMAENQFRVGLVRVERAVKERLSLGDLDALMPQDLINAKPISAAVKEFFGSSQLSQFMDQNNPLSEVTHKRRVSALGPGGLTRERAGFEVRDVHQTHYGRLCPIETPEGPNIGLINSLAVYSRTNEFGFLETPYRKVINGVITDEVDYLSAIDEGTYVIAQANAETDADGKLVEADLIPCRHKGESTYMPTDQIQYMDVSPQQIISVAASLIPFLEHDDANRALMGSNMQRQAVPTLRADKPLVGTGIERAVAVDSGVTVVSKRGGMVDYADASRIVVKVNDDEMLPGEAGIDIYTLTKYTRSNQNTCINQRPVVKAGEPVSKGDVLADGPSTDLGELALGQNMRVAFMPWNGYNFEDSIGISENVVKEDRFTTIHIQELSCIARDTKLGTEEISADIPNVGESALSKLDESGIVYVGAEVKPGDILVGKVTPKGETQLTPEEKLLRAIFGEKASDVKDTSLRVPNSVFGTVIDVQVFTRDGVEKDKRAQEIETMQLKEAKKDLTEEFKILEEGIFARAKSVLIAAGKLESDLDRMPKADWLEAALSDEGAQTQLEQIAEQYDEIKAEFDKQFDIKRRKITQGDDLAPGVLKIVKVYLAVKRRIQPGDKMAGRHGNKGVISTIVPREDMPYDETGRPVDICLNPLGVPSRMNIGQVLETHLGLAAKGVGEKIDEMLKVQREIEMDKLRDFIQKVYNVGDDKLKVDVASFTDEEVMTLAKNLRGGVPMATPAFDGAKEAEIKELLRLADLPESGQIVLCDGRTGQEFERPVTVGYMYMLKLNHLVDDKMHARSTGSYSLVTQQPLGGKAQFGGQRFGEMEVWALEAYGAAYTLQEMLTVKSDDVNGRTKMYKNIVDGNHQMEPGMPESFNVLLKEIRSLGINIELDEL, encoded by the coding sequence ATGGTTTACTCTTATACAGAGAAAAAACGCATTCGTAAGGACTTTGGAAAACGTCCTCAAGTAGTGGACACGCCTTACCTGCTTTCAATACAGCTTGATTCCTTTGAGAAATTCATCGAAATCGATCCTGAAGGCGAGTATGGGCTGGAAGCTGCATTCCGCAGTGTATTCCCGATTGCCAGTTATTCAGGATATTCAGAGCTACAATATGTTAGCTATCGTCTTGGCGAGCCGGTTTTTGACGTTAAAGAATGTCAAATTCGTGGAGTCACCTACTCTGCTCCCTTACGCGTTAAATTGCGTTTAGTGTTGTTTGATCGTGAAGCTCCGGCTGGCACGGTTAAAGACATAAAAGAGCAAGAAGTTTATATGGGCGAAATCCCATTGATGACAGGTAACGGTACGTTCGTAATTAATGGTACTGAGCGTGTTATTGTATCTCAATTACACCGTAGCCCAGGTGTGTTCTACGATCACGATCGTGGTAAAACACACTCATCTGGCAAGGTGTTATACAATGCACGTGTTATTCCTTACCGTGGTTCGTGGTTAGATTTCGAATTCGATCCTAAAGATAACCTGTTTGTACGTATTGACCGTCGTCGTAAGCTGCCCGCTTCGATCATGTTGCGCGCGTTAGAAATGACTACGCAAGAGATCTTGGCTACTTTCTTCGATACTACCTCTTTCGAATTGAAAGATGGCAAAGTAATGATGGAGTTGGTACCTGCACGTTTACGTGGTGATACTGTTTCTTTCGACGTTAAATTAGACGGCGAAGTATTAATTGAAACAGGTCGACGTGTAACTGCTCGCCATATTCGTCAGTTAGAAAAATCAGGCATTACTCAAATTGAAGTGCCAGTTGAGTATCTAGCAGACAAAGTATTGGCTGAAGAGTACGTTGACGAAACTACCGGTGAAGTGATCGCTGAGGCCAACAGTGAGCTCAATTTAGAGCTAATTGCTGCCTTGTCACTAGCGGGTCATACGGTACTTAAAACAATTTACACTAACGACCTAGACCAAGGTTCTTTCATCTCGGATACTTTACGTGTTGATTCTTCAACTAATCGCCTAGAAGCGCTAGTTGAAATCTACCGTATGATGCGTCCTGGTGAGCCACCAACAAAAGACGCAGCAGAAGCATTATTTGAGAACTTGTTCTTTAATGGTGATCGCTATGACTTATCAACTGTTGGTCGTATGAAGTTCAACAGTCGTGTTGGTCGCGAAGATGGCAGTGTTGCTGGCGTACTTGATAAAGATGACATCATCAAAGTGATGCAAATGCTTATCGAGATCCGCAACGGTCGTGGTGAAGTCGATGATATCGATCACCTAGGTAACCGACGCATTCGTAGTGTTGGCGAGATGGCTGAAAACCAATTCCGTGTAGGTTTAGTTCGTGTTGAACGCGCAGTTAAAGAGCGTTTAAGCCTTGGTGACCTTGATGCCTTGATGCCACAAGACCTTATTAACGCTAAGCCTATCTCGGCTGCGGTTAAAGAGTTCTTTGGTTCAAGTCAATTGTCTCAATTCATGGATCAAAACAACCCGCTTTCTGAAGTTACACACAAACGTCGTGTATCTGCATTAGGTCCTGGTGGTTTGACGCGTGAACGTGCCGGCTTTGAAGTTCGAGATGTACACCAAACTCACTACGGTCGTTTATGTCCTATTGAAACACCGGAAGGTCCAAACATTGGTTTGATTAACTCATTGGCGGTTTATTCTCGCACTAATGAGTTTGGCTTCTTAGAAACTCCTTACCGTAAAGTGATTAACGGTGTTATCACTGACGAAGTTGATTACTTATCGGCTATTGATGAAGGTACTTACGTAATCGCCCAGGCGAATGCTGAGACTGACGCTGACGGTAAACTGGTTGAAGCTGACCTTATTCCTTGTCGCCACAAAGGCGAATCAACCTACATGCCTACTGATCAAATTCAGTACATGGATGTATCACCGCAGCAGATTATTTCTGTGGCGGCGTCGTTAATTCCATTCTTGGAACACGATGATGCTAACCGTGCATTGATGGGTTCTAACATGCAACGTCAGGCTGTTCCTACTTTACGTGCTGATAAGCCCTTAGTAGGTACCGGTATTGAGCGTGCTGTTGCCGTTGATTCTGGTGTTACTGTTGTGTCTAAACGTGGCGGTATGGTTGACTACGCAGATGCAAGCCGCATCGTAGTTAAAGTAAATGACGATGAGATGCTTCCTGGCGAAGCGGGTATCGACATATACACCTTAACCAAGTACACCCGTTCTAACCAAAACACCTGTATTAACCAACGTCCAGTGGTTAAAGCAGGCGAACCAGTTTCTAAAGGTGACGTATTGGCTGACGGCCCATCAACTGACTTAGGTGAGTTGGCGTTAGGTCAAAACATGCGCGTAGCCTTTATGCCTTGGAATGGTTACAACTTCGAGGATTCAATTGGTATCTCTGAGAACGTAGTTAAAGAAGATCGCTTTACTACGATTCACATTCAAGAACTGAGCTGTATCGCACGTGATACTAAGCTAGGTACTGAAGAAATCTCAGCGGATATTCCAAACGTAGGTGAATCAGCACTAAGCAAGCTTGATGAGTCAGGTATTGTTTACGTTGGTGCTGAAGTTAAGCCTGGCGATATCCTTGTAGGTAAGGTGACGCCTAAGGGTGAAACACAGTTAACGCCTGAGGAGAAACTTTTACGAGCTATCTTCGGTGAGAAAGCGTCGGATGTTAAAGATACATCCCTACGAGTACCTAATTCAGTATTTGGTACAGTGATAGACGTTCAAGTCTTTACTCGCGATGGCGTAGAAAAAGACAAGCGCGCTCAAGAAATTGAGACCATGCAGCTTAAAGAAGCGAAAAAAGATTTAACCGAAGAATTCAAGATTCTTGAAGAAGGTATCTTTGCTCGTGCTAAATCAGTATTGATTGCAGCCGGTAAGTTAGAGTCTGACTTAGACCGCATGCCGAAAGCTGATTGGCTAGAAGCCGCATTAAGCGATGAAGGTGCGCAAACTCAGTTGGAACAGATTGCTGAGCAATACGACGAAATCAAAGCTGAATTTGATAAACAGTTCGACATTAAGCGTCGCAAGATCACCCAAGGTGATGACTTGGCGCCTGGTGTACTAAAAATTGTTAAAGTTTACTTAGCGGTTAAACGTCGCATTCAACCTGGTGACAAGATGGCCGGTCGTCACGGTAACAAAGGTGTTATTTCTACCATTGTTCCTCGTGAAGATATGCCTTATGACGAAACGGGTCGCCCAGTAGATATCTGCTTGAACCCACTAGGTGTACCATCGCGGATGAACATCGGTCAGGTCCTAGAAACCCACTTAGGCTTAGCGGCTAAAGGTGTGGGTGAGAAAATTGATGAAATGCTGAAAGTTCAGCGTGAAATCGAAATGGACAAACTGCGTGACTTTATCCAAAAAGTATACAACGTAGGTGATGATAAGCTTAAAGTTGACGTTGCTAGCTTCACTGATGAAGAAGTAATGACACTGGCTAAAAACCTTCGTGGCGGTGTGCCAATGGCTACACCGGCTTTTGATGGTGCAAAAGAAGCCGAAATTAAGGAGCTATTACGTTTAGCCGATTTACCTGAATCAGGACAAATCGTGTTATGTGATGGCCGTACCGGTCAAGAATTTGAGCGCCCTGTAACCGTTGGTTACATGTACATGTTGAAACTTAACCACTTGGTTGATGACAAGATGCACGCGCGTTCTACCGGTTCTTATAGTTTGGTTACTCAGCAGCCGCTTGGTGGTAAAGCACAATTCGGTGGCCAGCGCTTCGGTGAGATGGAAGTGTGGGCACTGGAAGCATACGGTGCAGCTTACACCTTGCAGGAAATGCTAACGGTTAAATCTGATGACGTTAACGGTCGTACTAAAATGTACAAAAATATCGTTGATGGTAACCACCAGATGGAGCCAGGCATGCCTGAGTCGTTCAACGTGTTGCTTAAAGAGATCCGCTCTCTTGGTATCAACATTGAGTTGGACGAGCTGTAA
- the rpsL gene encoding 30S ribosomal protein S12, whose translation MATINQLVRKPRASKAVKSNVPALAACPQRRGVCTRVYTTTPKKPNSALRKVARVRLTNGFEVTSYIGGEGHNLQEHSVILIRGGRVKDLPGVRYHTVRGALDCAGVSDRRQGRSKYGAKRPKS comes from the coding sequence ATGGCAACGATTAACCAGTTGGTTCGCAAGCCACGTGCAAGCAAAGCTGTAAAAAGCAATGTACCTGCACTCGCTGCGTGTCCTCAACGCCGTGGTGTATGTACTCGTGTATATACTACCACTCCGAAAAAACCTAACTCAGCATTACGTAAAGTAGCTCGTGTTCGTTTAACTAACGGCTTCGAAGTAACTTCGTACATTGGTGGTGAAGGCCATAACTTACAAGAACACAGCGTAATTCTTATTCGCGGTGGTCGTGTTAAAGATTTACCAGGTGTGCGTTATCACACCGTACGCGGCGCATTAGATTGTGCTGGCGTAAGTGATCGTCGTCAAGGACGTTCAAAATACGGCGCTAAACGTCCTAAGTCATAA
- the rpoC gene encoding DNA-directed RNA polymerase subunit beta' encodes MKDLLKFLKQQSKTEEFEGIKIGLASPDQIRSWSFGEVKKPETINYRTFKPERDGLFCARIFGPVKDFECLCGKYKRLKHRGVICEKCGVEVTQSKVRRDRMGHIELASPVAHIWFLKSLPSRIGLLLDMTLRDIERVLYFESFVVTEPGMTSLERGQMLTEETYLDSLEEYGDEFEAKMGAEAVLALLRHLELDQEIEVMREELQTTNSETKRKKTTKRLKLMEAFRDSGNKPEWMIMTVLPVLPPDLRPLVPLDGGRFATSDLNDLYRRVINRNNRLKRLLDLAAPDIIVRNEKRMLQEAVDALLDNGRRGRAITGSNKRPLKSLADMIKGKQGRFRQNLLGKRVDYSGRSVITVGPTLRLHQCGLPKKMALELFKPFIYGKLELRGLATTIKAAKKMVEREGGEVWDILEEVIREHPVLLNRAPTLHRLGIQAFEPVLIEGKAIQLHPLVCAAYNADFDGDQMAVHVPLTIEAQLEARSLMMSTNNVLSPANGEPIIVPSQDVVLGLYYMTRERVNAQAEGMYLSGPKEAEKLYRSQQASIHARVNVRITEVVVAEDGSKIEKTEIKKTTIGRAILWLIVPKGLPFDLVNQAMGKKQISGLLNTCYRKLGLKHSVIFADQLMYTGFHYATLSGASVGINDMVIPDAKKDIVEEASDEVSEIQEQFLAGLVTAGERYNKVIDIWASANEKVSKAMMDNLSTEVVMNRDGEEETQDSFNSIFMMADSGARGSAAQIRQLAGMRGLMAKPDGSIIETPIVANFREGLNVLQYFISTHGARKGLADTALKTANSGYLTRRLVDVAQDLVVTDTDCGTEEGILMTPHIEGGDVVEPLRERVLGRVLVGDVIKPGTENEVLLKSKTLLDEKLCDLLEENSVDTVKVRSVISCANDFGVCALCYGRDLARGHLVGRGEAVGVVAAQSIGEPGTQLTMRTFHIGGAASRAAAENSIQVKNVGTIKLHNAKVVTNNEGKLVVTSRSTELTIIDEMGQTKESHKLQYGSILDVVDGGAVKSGDIVANWDPHTHPIITEVPGRIKFVDMVEGVTISRQTDELTGLSSIHVLDPNERPGAGKEMRPMVKLVDDKGNDVLIAGTDIPAQYFLPSKAIVNLEDNAEVGVGDAIARIPQESSGTKDITGGLPRVADLFEARQPKEPAILAEVSGTISFGKETKGKRRLVITPSDADAYEEMIPKWRNLNVFEGEKVQKGEVIADGPESPHDILRLRGISPVANYIVNEVQDVYRLQGVKINDKHIETIVRQMLRKCLILDAGDSSFLLGEQAEVARVNIENRQLVADGKRPAVYRRELLGITKASLSTESFISAASFQETTRVLTEAAVGGKQDELRGLKENVIVGRLIPAGTGYAYHEKRRARSEAPAPITADEAADNLAALLNAAPTSDSE; translated from the coding sequence GTGAAAGATTTACTTAAGTTTCTTAAGCAACAAAGCAAGACCGAAGAGTTTGAAGGCATTAAAATTGGCCTAGCTTCACCTGATCAGATCCGTAGTTGGTCGTTTGGTGAAGTTAAAAAACCAGAAACGATTAACTATCGTACCTTTAAGCCAGAGCGCGATGGACTTTTCTGTGCCCGTATTTTCGGCCCAGTAAAAGATTTCGAATGTTTGTGTGGTAAATACAAGCGTCTGAAGCACCGTGGTGTTATCTGTGAGAAGTGTGGCGTAGAAGTTACTCAATCAAAAGTTCGCCGTGACCGTATGGGACACATCGAACTTGCATCGCCAGTGGCTCACATCTGGTTCCTTAAGTCTTTACCATCGCGTATTGGCTTATTGCTTGATATGACACTGCGTGACATTGAACGCGTTCTGTACTTCGAATCATTTGTAGTTACTGAGCCTGGCATGACCAGCTTAGAACGCGGTCAAATGTTAACCGAAGAAACTTACTTAGATTCTCTAGAAGAATACGGTGACGAATTCGAAGCTAAGATGGGTGCAGAAGCTGTATTGGCTTTATTGCGTCATTTAGAGCTTGATCAAGAAATCGAAGTAATGCGCGAAGAGTTGCAAACAACTAACTCTGAAACTAAGCGTAAGAAGACCACTAAGCGTCTTAAGCTTATGGAAGCGTTCCGTGATTCAGGTAATAAACCTGAGTGGATGATTATGACCGTTTTACCGGTTCTTCCACCAGATTTACGTCCTCTAGTACCACTAGATGGCGGCCGTTTTGCGACTTCTGATTTGAACGATTTGTACCGCCGTGTAATCAACCGTAACAACCGTTTGAAGCGTTTACTAGACCTAGCCGCCCCAGATATCATCGTGCGTAACGAAAAGCGTATGCTGCAAGAAGCAGTTGATGCCTTGTTAGACAATGGTCGTCGTGGTCGTGCTATTACTGGTTCTAACAAGCGTCCGCTTAAATCTTTGGCTGATATGATCAAAGGTAAGCAAGGTCGTTTCCGTCAGAACTTGCTAGGTAAGCGAGTAGATTATTCAGGCCGTTCGGTAATTACCGTTGGTCCTACACTGCGTTTGCACCAGTGTGGTTTACCTAAGAAAATGGCACTTGAGCTATTCAAACCATTCATTTATGGCAAGCTAGAACTTCGTGGTTTAGCGACTACGATTAAAGCTGCTAAGAAAATGGTTGAACGCGAAGGCGGCGAAGTGTGGGATATTCTTGAAGAAGTTATCCGTGAACACCCTGTATTACTTAACCGTGCACCTACTTTGCACCGCTTGGGTATTCAAGCCTTTGAGCCAGTGTTAATTGAAGGTAAAGCGATTCAATTACACCCGCTAGTTTGTGCGGCTTATAACGCCGACTTCGATGGCGACCAAATGGCGGTACACGTACCGTTGACTATTGAAGCGCAGTTAGAAGCACGTTCGTTGATGATGTCTACCAACAACGTATTATCGCCAGCTAATGGTGAACCAATTATTGTTCCTTCTCAAGACGTTGTATTGGGTCTGTACTACATGACTCGTGAACGTGTGAATGCGCAAGCAGAAGGAATGTATCTGTCAGGTCCGAAGGAAGCTGAGAAGCTTTATCGGTCTCAGCAAGCTAGCATACATGCTCGAGTAAACGTACGTATTACCGAAGTAGTTGTAGCGGAAGACGGATCAAAAATAGAAAAAACTGAAATCAAAAAGACCACTATCGGCCGTGCTATTTTATGGTTAATCGTACCAAAAGGCCTGCCGTTTGATTTAGTTAACCAAGCAATGGGTAAGAAGCAAATCTCAGGTTTGCTAAACACCTGTTACCGTAAACTAGGTCTTAAGCATTCAGTTATTTTCGCTGACCAATTAATGTATACCGGTTTCCATTACGCAACGCTGTCAGGTGCCTCTGTAGGTATCAATGACATGGTTATTCCTGATGCTAAGAAAGACATCGTGGAAGAAGCCAGTGATGAAGTAAGTGAAATTCAGGAGCAATTCCTAGCGGGCCTCGTAACCGCAGGCGAGCGTTACAACAAAGTAATCGATATTTGGGCTTCGGCTAACGAAAAAGTATCGAAAGCGATGATGGACAACTTGTCTACCGAAGTGGTTATGAATCGAGATGGCGAAGAAGAGACTCAAGACTCTTTCAACAGCATCTTTATGATGGCCGATTCGGGGGCTCGTGGTAGTGCTGCTCAGATTCGTCAGTTGGCGGGTATGCGTGGCTTGATGGCAAAACCGGATGGTTCGATTATCGAAACACCGATTGTAGCCAACTTCCGCGAAGGCTTGAACGTACTTCAGTACTTCATCTCAACGCACGGTGCGCGTAAAGGTTTGGCCGATACAGCACTTAAAACAGCAAACTCGGGTTACCTAACTCGTCGTTTGGTGGATGTTGCTCAAGATTTGGTCGTTACCGACACTGATTGTGGTACCGAAGAAGGTATCTTGATGACGCCTCATATTGAGGGTGGTGATGTTGTTGAGCCATTACGTGAGCGTGTTCTAGGCCGTGTATTAGTTGGCGATGTAATTAAGCCAGGTACTGAAAACGAAGTATTGCTTAAGTCTAAGACCTTACTTGACGAAAAACTGTGTGACCTTCTTGAAGAGAACTCAGTGGATACGGTTAAAGTTCGCTCGGTGATTAGCTGTGCTAACGATTTTGGTGTTTGTGCACTTTGTTACGGTCGTGACTTAGCGCGAGGCCACTTAGTGGGTCGCGGTGAAGCGGTTGGCGTTGTCGCTGCTCAGTCAATTGGTGAGCCGGGTACTCAGCTTACCATGCGTACCTTCCACATTGGTGGTGCGGCATCGCGTGCGGCTGCAGAAAACAGTATCCAAGTTAAAAACGTGGGTACCATTAAACTGCATAACGCGAAAGTTGTTACCAACAACGAAGGCAAATTGGTTGTAACGTCTCGTTCAACCGAATTGACGATCATCGATGAGATGGGCCAAACCAAAGAAAGCCACAAACTTCAATACGGTAGTATTTTAGATGTGGTTGATGGTGGCGCTGTTAAATCTGGCGATATTGTTGCTAACTGGGACCCGCATACGCACCCAATTATTACTGAAGTACCTGGTCGTATTAAGTTTGTTGATATGGTTGAAGGCGTAACGATTAGCCGTCAAACAGATGAACTAACCGGCCTATCAAGTATTCACGTATTGGATCCTAACGAGCGCCCTGGTGCTGGTAAAGAAATGCGTCCAATGGTGAAGCTGGTTGATGATAAAGGTAATGACGTATTAATTGCTGGTACTGATATTCCTGCACAGTACTTCCTGCCAAGTAAAGCGATTGTTAACTTGGAAGATAATGCTGAAGTGGGTGTTGGTGATGCGATTGCTCGTATACCTCAAGAATCAAGCGGTACCAAAGATATTACCGGTGGTCTGCCACGCGTAGCTGACTTGTTCGAAGCGCGTCAACCTAAAGAGCCTGCTATCTTAGCTGAAGTGAGCGGTACTATTAGTTTCGGTAAAGAAACTAAAGGTAAGCGTCGTCTTGTTATTACTCCTAGTGATGCCGATGCATACGAGGAAATGATTCCTAAGTGGCGTAACTTGAATGTATTTGAAGGTGAGAAAGTTCAAAAAGGTGAAGTTATCGCCGATGGACCAGAGTCTCCACATGACATTCTACGCTTACGTGGTATCAGCCCTGTTGCTAACTACATTGTAAATGAAGTACAAGACGTATATCGCTTACAAGGTGTGAAAATTAACGATAAGCACATTGAGACAATCGTGCGTCAAATGCTTCGTAAGTGTTTGATTCTTGATGCTGGTGATTCTAGCTTCTTGCTAGGTGAACAAGCCGAAGTTGCTCGCGTTAATATTGAAAACCGTCAGTTAGTTGCCGATGGCAAGCGCCCTGCTGTATACCGTCGTGAATTGCTAGGTATTACCAAAGCATCGCTGTCTACAGAGTCATTTATCTCTGCAGCTTCGTTCCAGGAAACTACTCGTGTGCTTACAGAAGCAGCAGTAGGCGGAAAACAAGACGAACTTCGCGGTCTTAAAGAGAACGTGATTGTTGGTCGATTGATTCCAGCTGGTACAGGTTATGCGTATCACGAAAAACGTCGTGCGAGATCAGAAGCTCCGGCTCCGATCACTGCTGATGAAGCTGCTGATAACTTAGCTGCTTTGTTAAACGCTGCACCGACTAGTGATTCAGAGTAA
- the rpsG gene encoding 30S ribosomal protein S7, whose product MPRRRVIGQRKILPDPKFGSELLAKFINVVMVDGKKSISEKIVYGALDAAAEKSGKSHQEVFEIALENVRPSVEVKSRRVGGSTYQVPVEVRPVRRNTLGMRWMVDAARKRGEKSMALRLAGEILDAAENKGSAVKKREDVHRMADANKAFAHYRW is encoded by the coding sequence ATGCCTAGACGTCGAGTGATCGGTCAACGCAAAATCTTGCCAGATCCTAAGTTCGGATCAGAACTTCTGGCTAAGTTCATCAACGTAGTAATGGTTGATGGTAAGAAATCAATTTCTGAGAAAATTGTATATGGTGCATTAGACGCTGCAGCTGAGAAATCAGGCAAGTCTCACCAAGAAGTTTTCGAAATTGCTCTTGAAAACGTGCGCCCATCGGTAGAGGTTAAATCTCGCCGTGTTGGTGGTTCTACTTACCAAGTACCTGTGGAAGTTCGTCCTGTACGTCGTAACACCCTAGGTATGCGTTGGATGGTAGATGCAGCACGTAAACGTGGTGAAAAATCTATGGCTTTACGTCTAGCGGGTGAAATCCTAGACGCTGCCGAAAACAAAGGTTCTGCGGTTAAGAAACGTGAAGACGTTCACCGTATGGCCGATGCAAACAAAGCGTTTGCACATTACCGCTGGTAA
- the tusD gene encoding sulfurtransferase complex subunit TusD, translated as MSLSYTLVVTSPLYGRQGSATALNFANALVAQGHQIKTVFFYLDGVSNAMQTGLPASDEVNIHALWLKLKQSSACELLVCSAAAYRRGVITQQDADLNALGAWSMSQHFTMSGLAEMSAAMLGSDRVVHL; from the coding sequence ATGAGCCTTTCTTACACCTTAGTGGTAACCAGTCCGCTCTACGGCAGGCAGGGAAGTGCCACGGCGCTCAATTTTGCCAATGCCCTAGTGGCGCAAGGGCATCAAATCAAAACAGTGTTCTTTTACTTGGATGGCGTGTCTAATGCGATGCAAACCGGTTTACCAGCGAGTGATGAGGTGAACATTCATGCACTTTGGTTGAAGCTCAAACAGTCTTCAGCTTGTGAATTGCTGGTCTGCAGCGCGGCAGCTTATCGTCGGGGTGTGATAACCCAGCAAGACGCTGACCTTAACGCTTTAGGGGCGTGGTCGATGAGTCAACACTTCACGATGTCGGGGTTAGCAGAAATGTCAGCGGCTATGTTGGGCAGTGATAGGGTAGTGCATCTGTGA